The following coding sequences are from one Ornithodoros turicata isolate Travis chromosome 1, ASM3712646v1, whole genome shotgun sequence window:
- the LOC135381575 gene encoding uncharacterized protein K02A2.6-like yields MISHELPKLTWQVIGADLFSQGGREFLILVDYYSFYYEVKPLKRSTAKEVVAICTDVFTTHGIPVRFLSDNGPPFGSYEFREGMRFLGVTHITSSPHYPRSNGMAERAVREAKKLLSKYAYESTEFKTALLEWRNTPRDKVLKSPVQRLMGRSTRTLLPVHSACLQPSLVQPKDVVSRLQHLRQRQQVYYNRGTRQLPQLLPDSPVTAYNSKVKTWAPATVVGSAGAPRSYIIRTSDGAELRRTREHLRSSQCQQQQPASTPENEPRSGPATESVPVRRSTRQRRSPRRYPLEE; encoded by the coding sequence ATGATAAGCCATGAACTCCCTAAGTTGACATGGCAGGTTATCGGCGCTGACCTTTTCAGCCAGGGTGGAAGAGAGTTCTTGATCCTTGTGGACTACTACTCTTTCTACTACGAAGTCAAACCACTAAAGCGATCTACAGCGAAAGAGGTGGTAGCCATATGCACAGACGTGTTCACCACGCATGGAATTCCAGTAAGGTTTCTGAGCGATAATGGCCCACCTTTCGGCAGCTATGAGTTCCGAGAAGGCATGAGGTTCCTCGGAGTCACGCACATTACTTCTAGCCCTCATTACCCGAGGTCTAACGGCATGGCTGAACGAGCAGTGAGGGAAGCGAAGAAACTACTAAGCAAGTACGCCTATGAGAGCACAGAATTCAAGACTGCTCTGCTCGAGTGGAGAAATACTCCGCGGGACAAGGTGTTAAAATCACCAGTACAACGCTTGATGGGAAGGAGCACCCGGACACTTCTTCCGGTACATTCAGCATGTCTGCAACCAAGCCTGGTACAGCCAAAGGATGTGGTATCACGGCTTCAGCATCTCCGCCAACGTCAGCAGGTCTACTACAACAGAGGAACTAGACAGCTGCCTCAACTGCTGCCGGATAGTCCAGTGACAGCCTACAACAGCAAAGTCAAGACTTGGGCACCAGCAACAGTTGTGGGGTCCGCCGGGGCACCAAGGTCCTACATCATAAGGACGAGCGACGGTGCTGAGCTTCGTCGTACTCGGGAGCATCTTAGATCATCGCaatgtcagcagcagcaacctGCTTCCACTCCCGAGAACGAACCACGGTCGGGTCCAGCCACGGAGTCAGTACCAGTTCGTCGAAGCACCAGACAACGTCGAAGCCCTCGGAGATACCCCCTAGAAGAGTAA